In Pseudomonas sp. MYb327, one DNA window encodes the following:
- a CDS encoding CoA ester lyase, with translation MAIRQLNLGRARTFLFVPANRPERISKALASGTDVVVVDLEDAVAPVDKPAARLALITWLDSNPDERVVVRINAADTLWHEHDLAACRHIGIAGVMLPKADSAAQVQHAYGVSGKPVLCIVETVQGIDALTHIAAAPGCARLMFGKLDLAVELDLIPDESDPEELVFLPWRAMLVLASRRAGLPAPVDGVFTAIGDQAGLATYAARARRHGFSGQLLIHPSQVTEAAAAFTPSAHDIAWAQSVCRLAEAAGGGVVVLDGRMIDAPVMARARNVLALAAEFGL, from the coding sequence ATGGCGATCCGACAATTGAACCTGGGTCGCGCGCGGACCTTTCTCTTCGTTCCCGCGAATCGTCCCGAACGCATTTCGAAAGCGCTGGCCAGCGGTACGGACGTCGTTGTCGTCGATCTTGAAGACGCGGTGGCACCTGTCGACAAGCCCGCTGCGCGACTGGCCCTGATCACTTGGCTGGACTCCAACCCTGATGAGCGGGTCGTCGTGCGGATCAATGCCGCAGACACGCTGTGGCACGAGCATGACCTCGCGGCCTGTCGCCACATTGGCATCGCCGGCGTGATGCTGCCCAAGGCAGACAGCGCTGCGCAGGTTCAGCACGCTTATGGCGTCAGTGGCAAACCGGTGTTGTGCATTGTCGAAACCGTGCAGGGCATTGACGCGCTGACGCATATCGCCGCGGCTCCGGGCTGCGCCCGCCTGATGTTCGGCAAGCTTGACCTGGCAGTCGAGCTCGATCTGATTCCCGACGAATCGGACCCTGAGGAACTGGTGTTCCTGCCCTGGCGCGCCATGTTGGTACTTGCCAGTCGCCGGGCAGGCCTGCCAGCCCCGGTCGACGGCGTGTTCACTGCGATAGGCGATCAGGCGGGCCTGGCCACGTACGCCGCCCGTGCGCGCCGGCACGGTTTCAGTGGCCAGTTGCTGATCCATCCAAGCCAGGTGACCGAGGCCGCTGCGGCATTCACGCCTTCGGCACATGACATCGCATGGGCACAGTCCGTTTGCCGTTTGGCTGAGGCTGCCGGAGGCGGCGTTGTGGTGCTCGATGGCCGCATGATCGATGCGCCGGTCATGGCGCGGGCAAGGAATGTACTCGCGCTCGCCGCGGAGTTCGGCCTATGA
- a CDS encoding 4-hydroxyphenylacetate 3-hydroxylase N-terminal domain-containing protein, translated as MENNANKKSPAMSGARPGVRTGADYIDSLRDGRSVWIDGERIKDVTVDRRFRGAIQSIADLYDIQCDPSQQDKMTFVSPTSGARVGRSFMLPRSAEDLRLRRDMMKTWMDAVGGMMGRTPDFLNVMVSAHASAHELFAAGGEQFGQNILNYHEFIRENDLALTHSLVSPDIDKRLQMFEQPGDMVMRVVRESDAGIYVSGARSVATLGPLANEVLIMPAAAKFPLVADAEAYAVGFAAPIDTPGMKMICRPSFPTNGRFANDPLTARMDEMDAVLWFEEAFIPWERVFMYRSIKAVESAMKSPSGPHGSHQSATRSLAKMEFLLGIAYNLTEVNHSRFPNVMVQLSELVAYVETLRALIRVAEIDCIPGPGGTVVPYEQPLNVVRAQYPAMHARALEILQLLGAGNVVVAPTVEDLYSENGPAIERYCAGADIPAERKMQLLRLAWDASCSSFAGRQNLYEKFFSGDPWRNAQMRGERYPGAREAQDRVWAFLDRNGEWDKKINGQ; from the coding sequence ATGGAAAACAACGCAAATAAAAAATCGCCGGCCATGAGTGGAGCCCGACCAGGAGTGCGCACCGGAGCCGACTACATCGACTCACTTCGCGATGGTCGTTCCGTGTGGATTGATGGGGAGCGCATCAAGGATGTGACGGTTGACCGTCGTTTCCGCGGAGCCATTCAATCCATCGCTGATCTGTATGACATCCAGTGCGATCCGTCCCAGCAGGACAAGATGACGTTCGTGTCGCCCACCTCCGGTGCGCGTGTCGGGCGGTCGTTCATGCTGCCTCGCTCTGCCGAGGATCTGCGACTGCGCCGGGATATGATGAAAACCTGGATGGATGCCGTGGGCGGCATGATGGGTCGCACACCCGACTTCCTCAACGTCATGGTCAGTGCTCATGCCTCGGCCCATGAATTGTTTGCCGCCGGTGGTGAGCAGTTTGGCCAGAACATCCTCAACTACCACGAGTTCATTCGCGAAAACGACCTCGCGCTGACCCACTCGCTGGTGTCGCCGGATATCGATAAACGCCTGCAAATGTTCGAACAGCCAGGCGACATGGTGATGCGCGTCGTTCGCGAGTCCGATGCTGGTATCTATGTGTCCGGTGCGCGTTCGGTAGCAACCCTCGGGCCGTTGGCCAACGAAGTTCTGATCATGCCGGCGGCAGCGAAATTCCCGCTGGTGGCGGATGCCGAAGCCTATGCGGTGGGCTTCGCCGCGCCTATCGACACCCCTGGCATGAAGATGATCTGCCGCCCCTCATTCCCCACCAACGGCCGCTTTGCCAACGACCCGCTCACGGCGCGGATGGACGAGATGGACGCTGTGCTGTGGTTTGAAGAAGCGTTCATTCCGTGGGAACGCGTCTTCATGTATCGCAGCATCAAAGCCGTGGAGTCGGCGATGAAATCGCCCTCCGGTCCGCATGGTTCGCACCAGTCGGCCACGCGTTCCCTGGCCAAGATGGAGTTCCTGCTGGGCATTGCCTACAACCTGACGGAAGTGAACCACAGTCGTTTTCCGAACGTGATGGTGCAACTGTCCGAACTGGTGGCGTATGTCGAGACCCTGCGCGCCCTGATTCGCGTGGCCGAGATTGATTGCATTCCGGGCCCCGGCGGCACCGTCGTGCCTTATGAGCAGCCACTCAATGTGGTGCGTGCTCAGTACCCGGCAATGCATGCCCGTGCGCTGGAGATCCTGCAACTGCTCGGCGCCGGCAATGTGGTGGTGGCGCCAACGGTGGAGGATCTCTACAGCGAAAACGGTCCGGCCATCGAGCGTTACTGCGCCGGGGCTGACATCCCCGCTGAACGCAAGATGCAACTGCTGCGTCTGGCCTGGGATGCGTCCTGCTCGTCCTTTGCCGGGCGGCAGAACTTGTACGAGAAGTTCTTCTCCGGCGATCCATGGCGCAACGCCCAGATGCGCGGCGAGCGTTATCCGGGTGCCCGCGAGGCACAAGACCGTGTGTGGGCGTTCCTGGACCGCAATGGCGAATGGGACAAGAAGATCAACGGCCAGTAA
- a CDS encoding carboxymuconolactone decarboxylase family protein codes for MPRIQLPTPDEEPQAFALLRAKRGHAPNAQIFRTLAICPEILEVFIPMADAVRVGYGIDPKLREMAIVMSCQTMGTHYEHDPHWNRAIKEGVSKEQMLALWDFEKSALFSDLEKAVLRLARDATRAPAQVSDKVWEDVYHGLGQKQSVALLFNIGWYNMTGRLTGPLELSNEADFTRL; via the coding sequence ATGCCTCGTATTCAACTGCCAACCCCCGACGAAGAGCCGCAAGCCTTTGCGCTGCTTCGGGCCAAGCGCGGTCACGCACCGAATGCACAAATCTTTCGGACCCTGGCCATCTGCCCGGAGATCCTCGAAGTCTTCATTCCCATGGCGGACGCGGTGCGCGTGGGCTACGGCATCGACCCGAAATTGCGTGAGATGGCCATCGTCATGTCATGCCAGACCATGGGCACACATTACGAACACGATCCGCATTGGAATCGGGCCATCAAGGAAGGCGTCTCCAAGGAGCAAATGCTAGCGCTCTGGGATTTTGAGAAAAGCGCTCTGTTCTCCGATCTGGAGAAGGCAGTACTTCGCCTGGCGCGGGACGCTACCCGGGCACCGGCGCAGGTTAGCGACAAAGTGTGGGAAGACGTGTACCACGGCCTCGGTCAAAAACAGAGCGTGGCGCTGCTGTTCAATATTGGTTGGTACAACATGACCGGTCGGTTGACTGGCCCCCTCGAGCTGAGCAACGAAGCCGATTTCACTCGGCTCTGA
- a CDS encoding VOC family protein, whose amino-acid sequence MPLPKPVYYPPFNITRSSHAVITSRDLEASRDFYEQVIGLVLTERDADTLYFRGLEEVCHHSLVIKRHNGEHSAEAIGFRVYTEEELDKAAHFYKSKGLPARWIEVPHQGRTLLVNDPAGTPVQLCATMSTTPRVYTQFQDFKGGAAMRFDHYQIQVPNVQEQTDFYAEMGFRISEYMALDEKLIATFMFRKPGTQDIVFLENPGPRLHHFAYTVSDSHSILRACDIAGNLGMGDIVERGPGRHGPAGVLFVYLRDPDGHRVELFCDHYLLIDIEVEPVAWDVRKPGLSLRWGLPPQECWFNETTAFSGIPTKQLEHERGPLVTLETYLADKARARAAK is encoded by the coding sequence ATGCCACTGCCAAAACCGGTCTATTACCCACCATTCAATATCACCCGCTCCAGTCATGCCGTCATCACCTCGCGCGACCTGGAAGCCAGTCGCGATTTTTACGAGCAGGTGATCGGCCTGGTCCTGACTGAACGGGATGCCGACACCCTCTATTTCCGGGGTTTGGAAGAAGTTTGCCACCACAGTCTGGTGATCAAGCGCCACAACGGCGAGCACTCAGCCGAAGCCATTGGCTTTCGGGTTTACACCGAAGAGGAGCTGGACAAGGCGGCGCACTTCTACAAGTCCAAAGGACTGCCCGCACGCTGGATCGAAGTACCGCATCAGGGTCGGACGCTGCTGGTCAATGACCCGGCCGGCACTCCTGTGCAACTTTGCGCCACCATGAGTACGACGCCCCGTGTGTACACGCAGTTTCAGGACTTCAAGGGTGGCGCGGCCATGCGCTTCGACCACTACCAGATCCAGGTTCCGAATGTGCAGGAGCAGACCGATTTCTACGCAGAAATGGGCTTTCGCATCTCGGAATACATGGCGCTGGACGAGAAGTTGATTGCGACATTCATGTTCCGCAAGCCCGGCACCCAGGACATCGTTTTTCTGGAAAATCCGGGCCCGCGCCTGCATCACTTTGCCTACACCGTTTCCGACTCCCACAGCATCCTGCGTGCCTGCGACATCGCCGGCAACCTGGGCATGGGCGACATCGTGGAGCGGGGCCCTGGCCGGCATGGTCCGGCTGGCGTGTTGTTTGTCTATCTGCGCGATCCCGATGGCCATCGCGTGGAGTTGTTCTGTGATCACTATCTGCTGATCGATATCGAGGTCGAGCCGGTTGCGTGGGATGTGCGAAAACCCGGTCTGTCACTGCGCTGGGGCCTGCCACCTCAGGAATGCTGGTTCAACGAGACCACTGCGTTCAGTGGGATCCCGACGAAGCAGCTGGAACACGAGCGAGGCCCGCTGGTGACGCTTGAGACCTACCTGGCAGATAAGGCACGGGCCAGGGCCGCCAAGTAG
- a CDS encoding flavin reductase, with product MTTQTATQTDLAVSGPRFDGRALRDAFGSFATGVTIVTTAGSGGVDIGLTANSFSSVSLDPPMVLWSLARTSLNMDAFRNSGHFAVHILSADQEALSGRFASKGIDRFEGLALDRGPDGIPMLPDCMARFACKLAYQYEGGDHVIFVGEIVDFSHSAQKPLVFHGGRYGMLLPKQSVASADEFSNLSADDLLYQVSNAYFRTRKTVIEKLESHQWTADEYAVLSIIGREDGLCMPEIVARSEKVRGQGISATIVQKLIVQGLLHEVDSGNGQITVRLTPEGRRSVLELIAIRKSSEADVQGRLDPSEVQLLKHLLARLDA from the coding sequence ATGACGACACAGACAGCAACCCAGACAGACCTCGCCGTATCAGGCCCACGTTTCGATGGCCGTGCCCTGCGAGACGCGTTCGGTTCGTTCGCCACTGGCGTGACGATTGTCACCACGGCGGGCTCGGGCGGCGTGGATATCGGTCTGACCGCGAACAGCTTTTCCTCGGTGTCGCTGGACCCGCCGATGGTGCTCTGGAGCCTGGCGCGCACATCCTTGAACATGGATGCCTTCCGAAACAGCGGGCATTTCGCCGTGCATATCCTGTCTGCCGATCAGGAGGCACTGTCGGGGCGCTTTGCGAGCAAGGGCATAGACCGGTTCGAGGGGCTTGCACTGGATCGCGGCCCGGACGGCATTCCAATGTTGCCGGACTGCATGGCCCGTTTCGCCTGCAAGCTGGCTTATCAATACGAGGGTGGGGATCACGTGATCTTCGTCGGCGAGATTGTCGATTTCAGCCATTCGGCGCAAAAGCCACTGGTTTTCCACGGCGGGCGGTACGGCATGTTGCTGCCCAAGCAGTCCGTTGCGTCGGCCGATGAGTTCAGCAACCTGTCAGCCGATGATTTGCTGTACCAGGTCTCGAATGCCTACTTCCGCACCCGGAAGACCGTTATCGAAAAGCTTGAATCCCACCAATGGACGGCAGATGAATATGCCGTGTTGAGCATCATTGGCCGTGAGGACGGACTGTGCATGCCAGAGATCGTGGCGCGCAGCGAAAAGGTCCGCGGCCAGGGAATTTCCGCGACCATTGTTCAGAAGCTGATCGTGCAGGGGTTGCTTCACGAGGTCGATTCCGGCAATGGGCAAATTACTGTCAGGTTGACCCCTGAAGGTCGTCGCTCGGTCCTGGAACTGATCGCGATACGCAAGTCGAGCGAGGCGGATGTGCAAGGCAGACTGGACCCGAGTGAAGTGCAATTGCTCAAACACCTGCTGGCCAGGCTTGACGCATGA